The Chloroflexota bacterium genome segment TCGCTGGTCGGGACGCCGTCGATGGCGAAAGAGACCATCGTCGGGCGCATCACCGATGAGTATGTCGAGCTGGAGCCGATGCACCCGGCCCAGCGCTGCACGCCCGAGTCCGTCGCCGGTCACTCGCTCTACGAGCGGGCGCACCCGTACCGGCAAGCCTACCCTGGCGGCGTCCTCGACACCGGCGGCACGACCTACGAGCAGGTCAGCGAGCGCGCCACGCGCTACTGGGGAAGCCAGTTCGTCGAGGACGCCGAATACCGCGTCAAGCTGGAGGGCGCGGGCCTCGTCGGCTTCCGCGCGCTGACCATCGGCGCGGTTCGCGACCCCATCGCCATCGACAGCCTGGACTGGGTGCTGGACGCCGTGCGCCAGCGGACCCGCGAACAGTACAGCCAGCTGATGGAGGGTCCGGGCCAGGACTATCAGATCGTCTTCCACCAGTACGGCAAGAACGGTGTCATGGGTCCGCTCGAACCAGTCAAGCAGTCGCTGGCCCACGAGATCTGCATCGTGACGGAGGTCGTGGCGCGCACCCAGGAGATCGCGGATCTGGTTGCGCGCTTCACCCTCTACCGGCTGCTCTTCCCGACCTTCGCCGGGCAGAAGGCGACCGCCGGCGGTATCGCGATGCTGCGCGACGAAGTGCTGCAAGGTCAGCCGTCCTACCGCTGGACCGTCGATCACCTGCTCCCCATCGCCGATCCGCTCGCCCTCTTCCCCATCACGATCGAGGAGATCGGGGCATGACCGCGACACAGCCGCTGCACCGGCTTGCCAAGACGATTCGCAGCAAGAACGCCGGGGCCAATCACTTCACGCTTGACATCATCTTCGACAACTTCGAGACCTACGAGCGCGTCCGCGAAACGGATGTCATCACGCGCGACCTGATCCGCGACCTCTACGGGGTCGAAGACACGCAGATCGCGCAGTTCGTTCACTACCCGCCCGGCAACGCCATCAAGATCACCCTTCGACGGCCCATCACCAGCGGCGACGTAGGCGACTCCGATGTCTATGGCTGCCAGCAGTACATCCCGCTGCTCACCATCCCGATTCCATGGGACGACGCCTGAACGCCATCTCGTACTGGAGGCCCGTCACGATGATCCGAGACGATTCGACCTCACGAGCCCGGCCGTCGATGCCTGGGAAGCTGTCACGGCGAGCGCTACTCCAGCAGGTTGCCCTGTACGGCGGCGCGGCGCTGCTGGCGACGGCGTGCGGCCAGACGCCGGCCCCGGCCGCCCCGGCGAAGCCTGCCGAGAGTAAGCCGGCCGACGCGGCCAAGCCAGCGGCGTCGGCGCCAGCCCCGACTACCGCCCCCGCGGCGAAGCCCACGGAGGCCGCGAAGCCTGCCGAAGCTGCAAAGCCCGCCGAGCCGAAGCCGGCCGCGAAGGCTCAGCGCCCGCAGCTCATCGTGGCGCAGGTGGCCGACATCCAGACGCTCGATCCGACGATGCACCGTCAGCGGCAGACCCAGAACGTCCATCAGCTCATCTTCGACTCGGTGGTCCACCGGACGAACGACCTTCAGCTGCAGGGCCGGCTTGCCGAATCGTGGAAGCAGGTCGACGAGAAGACGTTTGAGCTGAAGATGCGGGCCGGCGCGAAGTGGCACGACGGCAAGCCGGTCACCGCGAAGGACGTCAAGTTCAGCTTCGACCGCACGTTGGACCCGGCCCGCAAAGCCCCACGGGCTGGCCTGCTGGACATGGTGGCTTCCACTGAAGCCCCGGACGACACGACCGTGGTCGTCAAGACGAACCGGGCCGATCCCCTGACCCTGGTCTTCCTGAACTACCACGCGATCACCCCGATGGCCGCCGTTCAGGAGAAGGGCGACGCCTTCTTCAACGCGCCGATTGGCGCAGGGCCGTT includes the following:
- a CDS encoding DUF4387 domain-containing protein, with protein sequence MTATQPLHRLAKTIRSKNAGANHFTLDIIFDNFETYERVRETDVITRDLIRDLYGVEDTQIAQFVHYPPGNAIKITLRRPITSGDVGDSDVYGCQQYIPLLTIPIPWDDA
- a CDS encoding acyclic terpene utilization AtuA family protein codes for the protein MPRMMTTLSATGALGHEPIHRDSFFEGIKQPLDFIGADAGSGDSGPFFLGADAPMNPREWEEHDLELLLCAARERKIPMIIGSAGGAGTTRGVDDYIQIIRELTARHRLEPFRLARITSEVPLDYLRERMQTEQIKPLGAATPLTPELLDRTSRVVAMMGVEPYFKAFDLGADVVIAGRSCDDAIYASLPLRAGFPKGLSFHLGKTLECASLVGTPSMAKETIVGRITDEYVELEPMHPAQRCTPESVAGHSLYERAHPYRQAYPGGVLDTGGTTYEQVSERATRYWGSQFVEDAEYRVKLEGAGLVGFRALTIGAVRDPIAIDSLDWVLDAVRQRTREQYSQLMEGPGQDYQIVFHQYGKNGVMGPLEPVKQSLAHEICIVTEVVARTQEIADLVARFTLYRLLFPTFAGQKATAGGIAMLRDEVLQGQPSYRWTVDHLLPIADPLALFPITIEEIGA